TCGGCCATTACGGCATTTTTATGGAAGTCTTTTTTTAGATAGTTTTTTCTATGCAACAAGTATGGATGATGCTATTTTTCTATTATTTTAATAATAGACCTCTTTCGAAACTAGTTTTTTAACTCAAAATTATATATTCCCGAAATCAAATTAAAACGTAAACCAAATCGTTTTCTGCGATTGCGATATCGATCAGCTACAATTTTAAAGCGCTTGATCATTCCTATAACATTTT
The nucleotide sequence above comes from Candidatus Babeliales bacterium. Encoded proteins:
- a CDS encoding IS5/IS1182 family transposase, whose translation is NVIGMIKRFKIVADRYRNRRKRFGLRFNLISGIYNFELKN